In Primulina eburnea isolate SZY01 chromosome 3, ASM2296580v1, whole genome shotgun sequence, one DNA window encodes the following:
- the LOC140827816 gene encoding chalcone synthase-like, with product MTTVEAIRRAQRAEGPATILAIGTATPANCVDQSTYPDYYFRITDSEHKTELKEKFKRMCEKSMIKKRYMHVTEEYLKENPNLCAYMAPSLDARQDIAVTEVPKLGKEAAQKAIKEWGQPKSKITHLIFCTTSGVDMPGADYQVTKLLGLRPSVKRFMMYQQGCFAGGTVIRMAKDLAENNAGARVLVICSEITVVTFRGPSDTHLDSLVGQALFGDGAAAMIVGSDPVLAVERPLYQIISAAQTILPDSEGAIDGHLREVGLTFHLLKDVPGLISKNIEKSLREAFDPLSIDDWNSIFWIAHPGGPAILDQVEERLGLDPQKLRATRHVLSEYGNMSSACVVFILDEMRKASAKEGLSTTGEGLDWGVLFGFGPGLTVETVVLHSMATN from the exons ATGACGACTGTCGAGGCGATCCGTAGGGCGCAACGGGCGGAGGGTCCGGCCACGATTTTGGCCATCGGGACGGCGACTCCGGCGAATTGCGTCGATCAGAGCACGTATCCTGATTACTACTTTCGAATCACCGATAGTGAACACAAAACGGAGCTTAAAGAAAAGTTTAAGCGCATGT GTGAAAAATCGATGATCAAGAAGCGTTACATGCATGTAACAGAGGAATATTTGAAAGAGAACCCAAATCTCTGTGCGTACATGGCTCCGTCACTCGATGCTAGGCAAGATATAGCAGTGACGGAGGTGCCCAAGCTCGGAAAAGAAGCGGCGCAGAAAGCAATCAAGGAGTGGGGGCAGCCGAAATCCAAGATCACCCACCTGATCTTCTGCACCACCAGCGGCGTCGACATGCCCGGCGCCGACTACCAGGTCACCAAGCTCCTCGGTCTCCGCCCCTCCGTCAAGCGGTTCATGATGTATCAGCAGGGCTGCTTCGCTGGGGGAACCGTCATCCGAATGGCAAAAGACCTGGCGGAGAACAATGCTGGCGCTAGAGTCCTCGTCATTTGCTCCGAGATCACCGTCGTGACCTTCCGGGGGCCGAGTGACACTCACTTGGATAGCCTAGTTGGCCAAGCGTTGTTCGGAGATGGAGCAGCAGCGATGATCGTGGGCTCCGACCCGGTGTTGGCCGTTGAGCGGCCGCTTTACCAGATCATATCCGCTGCGCAGACGATTTTACCCGACAGCGAGGGTGCAATCGATGGCCACTTGCGTGAAGTGGGGTTAACTTTCCACCTTCTGAAAGATGTCCCGGGCTTGATTTCCAAGAACATCGAGAAGAGCTTGAGAGAGGCTTTCGATCCGTTGAGTATCGACGACTGGAACTCGATTTTTTGGATCGCCCATCCTGGCGGGCCGGCTATCTTGGATCAGGTCGAGGAGCGGCTAGGCCTCGATCCGCAGAAGCTTCGAGCCACCAGGCATGTGTTGAGCGAGTACGGGAACATGTCTAGTGCATGTGTGGTGTTCATTTTGGATGAGATGAGGAAGGCCTCGGCGAAGGAGGGGCTGAGCACGACCGGCGAGGGTCTCGACTGGGGCGTGCTATTCGGCTTCGGGCCGGGACTCACGGTGGAGACGGTGGTGTTACATAGTATGGCCACCAATTGA